In a genomic window of Octadecabacter temperatus:
- the purB gene encoding adenylosuccinate lyase — translation MIPRYARSVMTDIWEPATKFKIWYEIEAHACDAMADIGVIPRENADAVWKAKDVEFDVARIDEIEAVTKHDVIAFLTHLAEHVGSDEARFVHQGMTSSDVLDTCFNVQLVRAADLLITDLEALLAALKKRAIEHKMTVRVGRSHGIHAEPTTMGLTFARFYAEMDRNLARMKVARDEISTGAVSGAVGTFANIDPRVEEHVCEKLGLSPEPISTQVIPRDRHAMFFATLGVIASSIENVATEIRHMQRTEVLEGAEFFSMGQKGSSAMPHKKNPVLTENLTGLARLVRMTVIPAMENVALWHERDISHSSVERGIGPDATVTLDFALNRLTGVIDKMLIFPDNMLDNMNKFPGLVMSQRVLLALTQAGTSREDAYAMVQRNALKVWEERTDFREELLADKEVVAALGVEAINENFNLDYHTKHVDTIFKRVFG, via the coding sequence ATGATCCCCCGCTATGCCCGCTCCGTGATGACTGACATCTGGGAACCTGCCACCAAATTCAAAATCTGGTACGAGATCGAGGCGCACGCCTGTGACGCGATGGCCGATATCGGCGTGATCCCGCGCGAAAACGCGGATGCGGTCTGGAAAGCCAAGGATGTAGAATTCGACGTGGCTCGTATTGATGAAATCGAAGCCGTTACAAAACACGACGTTATCGCGTTTCTAACGCACCTTGCCGAACACGTTGGTTCTGACGAAGCGCGCTTTGTTCACCAGGGCATGACGTCCTCTGACGTACTGGACACCTGCTTCAACGTCCAGCTCGTGCGTGCCGCTGACCTTTTGATCACCGACCTCGAAGCCCTCCTCGCCGCGCTGAAGAAGCGTGCGATAGAACACAAGATGACAGTACGTGTTGGCCGCTCCCACGGAATCCACGCTGAACCCACAACCATGGGCCTGACGTTTGCACGTTTCTACGCGGAAATGGATCGCAACCTTGCCCGTATGAAAGTTGCGCGTGACGAAATCTCAACCGGTGCCGTGTCCGGCGCAGTTGGTACATTTGCCAACATCGATCCACGCGTGGAAGAACATGTTTGCGAAAAGCTGGGCCTGTCCCCAGAACCGATCAGCACACAGGTTATCCCGCGCGATCGTCACGCAATGTTCTTTGCGACACTCGGCGTGATTGCGTCCTCTATCGAAAACGTCGCCACTGAAATCCGCCACATGCAGCGCACCGAAGTGTTGGAAGGCGCGGAATTCTTCTCAATGGGTCAAAAGGGTTCCAGCGCGATGCCGCACAAAAAGAACCCAGTCCTGACAGAAAACCTGACAGGTCTGGCGCGTCTTGTGCGCATGACAGTGATCCCTGCGATGGAAAACGTCGCCCTCTGGCACGAGCGCGATATCTCGCACTCCTCCGTGGAACGCGGCATTGGCCCAGACGCGACTGTCACCCTCGACTTCGCGCTGAACCGTCTGACAGGCGTGATCGACAAGATGTTGATTTTCCCTGACAACATGCTCGACAACATGAACAAGTTCCCAGGTTTGGTGATGTCCCAGCGTGTGCTTTTGGCCCTGACACAGGCTGGCACATCCCGCGAAGATGCTTACGCGATGGTTCAACGCAATGCGTTGAAAGTCTGGGAAGAACGCACAGACTTCCGTGAAGAACTGCTCGCTGACAAAGAGGTCGTCGCGGCACTTGGTGTTGAAGCGATCAACGAGAACTTCAATCTCGATTACCACACCAAGCACGTCGACACGATTTTCAAGCGTGTGTTCGGCTAA
- a CDS encoding autoinducer binding domain-containing protein has product MADIGKIKTLLESVEKLAVSGSAIAFHIKLTSPELMFQTYPKAWTDIYSEKGFVMVDPIVRWGFTETGSIRWSELSEQDEQNILMQSATYGMTYGVAIAVESDNSRSMAGYSRPDREYTDAEISQLTQCTQSLHELTTAHDGMDAELREELLTLASNLAR; this is encoded by the coding sequence ATGGCAGATATTGGCAAGATCAAAACGCTTTTGGAAAGCGTTGAAAAACTGGCGGTGTCTGGTTCTGCAATCGCATTCCATATTAAACTGACATCCCCCGAATTAATGTTCCAAACATATCCAAAGGCATGGACTGACATCTATTCCGAAAAAGGTTTCGTAATGGTTGACCCTATTGTGCGTTGGGGGTTCACCGAGACCGGCTCAATCCGTTGGTCAGAGCTAAGCGAACAAGACGAACAGAACATTTTAATGCAATCGGCTACTTACGGTATGACTTACGGCGTCGCAATTGCCGTCGAATCGGACAACAGCCGAAGCATGGCCGGCTATTCGCGCCCGGATCGCGAATACACAGACGCTGAAATTTCTCAATTGACCCAGTGTACGCAATCCCTCCACGAGCTAACCACGGCGCACGACGGTATGGACGCTGAATTGCGCGAAGAGCTGCTAACGCTCGCGTCAAACCTTGCACGTTAA
- a CDS encoding bifunctional alpha/beta hydrolase/OsmC family protein yields the protein MPTERFTFPGHDGQNLSARLDLPEGPHLATALFAHCFTCSKDIPAARRIAGRLSSMGIAVLRFDFTGLGHSEGEFENTNFTTNVQDLAAASAELTKRNMAPSLLIGHSLGGAAVLKAASELDNIHAVVTIGAPFDPEHVTHNFAHALPQIMRDGVAEVSLGGRPFRISNDFLQDVAKGKLTSAISTLNAALLVLHGPRDATVSIDNASEIFLAAKHPKSFITLDNADHLLSNAEDAEYAADVIATWAKRYISLRRPAPPIGTPEGVLRVSEADPKGFLQDVQSGPHHLLADEPEAYGGTNKGLTPYGLLSAGLGACTSMTIRMYARRKGWPLTSVSVDVTHDKVHGQDAGSETKTKIDSFTRAITLTGDLDDAQRQRLLEIADRCPVHQTLERSNHIITKLA from the coding sequence ATGCCAACCGAACGCTTCACCTTCCCCGGCCATGATGGTCAAAACCTGTCCGCCCGCCTCGACCTTCCCGAAGGGCCCCACCTCGCAACGGCCCTGTTCGCCCATTGCTTCACTTGTTCCAAAGACATTCCCGCAGCGCGCCGCATCGCAGGTCGCCTGTCCTCTATGGGTATCGCCGTTTTGCGATTTGATTTCACGGGTTTGGGACACTCCGAGGGCGAGTTTGAAAACACAAACTTCACCACAAATGTGCAAGATCTCGCGGCAGCCAGTGCAGAACTTACGAAACGCAACATGGCCCCGTCTTTGTTGATCGGCCATTCTCTTGGCGGCGCTGCGGTGTTGAAGGCCGCTTCGGAATTGGACAACATCCATGCGGTCGTCACCATCGGCGCGCCGTTTGATCCAGAACACGTGACCCATAATTTCGCCCACGCCCTGCCCCAAATCATGCGCGATGGCGTTGCCGAGGTCAGCTTGGGCGGCCGTCCGTTCCGCATCTCCAACGATTTCTTACAAGACGTCGCCAAAGGTAAACTCACCTCCGCGATCTCGACTCTTAACGCGGCCCTTTTGGTACTGCACGGCCCTCGCGACGCAACCGTTTCAATCGACAACGCATCCGAGATTTTCCTCGCTGCCAAACATCCAAAAAGCTTTATAACATTGGACAACGCTGACCACCTGCTCTCGAATGCCGAAGACGCAGAATACGCCGCCGATGTCATCGCCACATGGGCCAAACGCTACATTTCATTGCGCCGTCCCGCGCCGCCCATAGGCACTCCCGAAGGCGTGTTGCGTGTTTCCGAAGCAGACCCCAAAGGGTTCCTGCAAGACGTTCAATCCGGCCCTCACCACCTGCTCGCGGACGAACCAGAAGCCTACGGCGGTACCAACAAGGGCCTTACCCCTTACGGCCTTTTGTCGGCCGGTTTGGGCGCTTGTACATCAATGACGATCCGTATGTATGCACGCCGCAAAGGCTGGCCGCTGACCTCTGTCAGCGTCGATGTCACACATGATAAGGTCCACGGCCAAGACGCCGGGTCTGAAACCAAAACCAAAATCGACAGCTTCACCCGCGCAATCACGCTGACGGGCGATCTCGACGATGCACAACGCCAACGCTTGCTTGAAATCGCGGACCGTTGCCCCGTTCACCAAACCTTAGAACGCAGCAACCACATCATTACCAAACTCGCCTAG
- a CDS encoding SH3-like domain-containing protein — translation MTQAVRVKSMMPPGHVRTPIYLRGKIGVIERSLGEFPNPEDLAYGLPATAKPLHRVRFTMDEVWGADAENPCDTLDAEIYAHWLEPADAT, via the coding sequence ATGACCCAAGCCGTCCGCGTTAAATCGATGATGCCACCAGGCCATGTTCGCACGCCAATCTACCTGCGTGGAAAGATCGGTGTGATTGAACGCTCCCTCGGAGAGTTTCCAAACCCCGAGGACCTCGCCTACGGGTTGCCCGCCACGGCAAAACCGCTCCACCGTGTGCGGTTCACGATGGACGAAGTCTGGGGTGCTGACGCGGAAAACCCTTGCGATACGCTTGATGCAGAAATCTACGCACATTGGTTGGAGCCTGCCGATGCCACATGA
- a CDS encoding biotin transporter BioY: MAMTMNNQALAEAFGPSEGTALRIKQAVLVVLGIAFLAIAAKIKVPMFPSPVPITLGTFAVLTVGVSYGPRLGLVTIFGYMLIGALGFDVFASSSAEKNGLTYMMGGTGGYLVGYVLAVLYLGWAARRGMDRTIEGMAGAMLMANVLIYVPGVFWLHQFTSGLEQTMEWGLTPYVIGDLMKLALAALLIPTVWKLVGKARG; encoded by the coding sequence ATGGCCATGACGATGAATAACCAAGCCTTGGCAGAAGCCTTTGGCCCAAGCGAGGGTACAGCCCTTCGGATCAAACAGGCAGTTCTGGTGGTGCTCGGCATCGCGTTTCTTGCGATTGCAGCGAAAATCAAAGTTCCGATGTTCCCATCCCCAGTTCCGATCACACTTGGCACATTTGCTGTGCTGACGGTCGGTGTATCCTACGGCCCACGTCTTGGTCTTGTGACGATCTTTGGCTACATGCTGATTGGTGCGCTAGGATTTGACGTTTTCGCGTCCTCGTCTGCTGAAAAGAATGGCCTTACGTACATGATGGGCGGCACTGGCGGCTATTTGGTCGGCTACGTTCTGGCTGTTCTTTACCTCGGTTGGGCTGCACGCCGCGGCATGGACCGCACAATTGAAGGCATGGCCGGCGCAATGCTGATGGCAAACGTATTGATCTACGTTCCGGGCGTCTTCTGGCTGCACCAGTTCACATCCGGTCTTGAACAGACAATGGAGTGGGGCCTGACGCCTTATGTTATTGGCGATTTGATGAAGCTGGCATTGGCCGCACTTTTGATCCCAACTGTTTGGAAGCTTGTCGGCAAGGCCCGCGGCTAA
- a CDS encoding acyl-homoserine-lactone synthase gives MENITFELSHVHQHGSAFFDYLSLRKKFFVDELHWQIPHNADVEMDQYDNPMARYSLVLDDDGRVLAGARAMSTSATWGDHTYMLKDAMSGKLETIPTNLLDDVIDSPKVWECTRLVISPEVKSMRVRIQCLDLIVGGLIDMANKEGADTLISLSNLWLLRALKRLGYGAELLGEPYQNDDDGHKYAVMSIEARHKQSTVQVPQMTAA, from the coding sequence ATGGAAAATATCACGTTTGAATTGTCGCATGTTCACCAGCACGGATCCGCATTTTTTGATTACCTGAGTTTGCGTAAAAAGTTTTTTGTTGACGAGTTACACTGGCAAATCCCGCATAATGCTGATGTCGAAATGGACCAATACGACAACCCGATGGCACGCTATTCGCTTGTTCTTGATGATGATGGACGGGTGCTTGCGGGTGCGCGTGCTATGTCCACTTCGGCGACATGGGGCGACCATACTTATATGCTTAAGGATGCGATGTCAGGAAAGCTTGAAACTATTCCGACCAATTTGTTGGATGATGTGATCGACAGCCCAAAGGTCTGGGAATGTACGCGCTTGGTGATTTCGCCCGAGGTTAAATCCATGCGGGTGCGCATACAGTGCCTTGATTTGATCGTCGGTGGGTTGATTGATATGGCCAACAAAGAAGGTGCAGATACGTTGATTTCATTATCAAATCTGTGGCTTCTACGTGCTCTTAAGCGGCTTGGTTACGGTGCCGAATTGCTGGGTGAGCCATACCAGAACGATGATGACGGGCATAAGTATGCGGTTATGTCGATTGAGGCGCGCCATAAGCAATCTACGGTCCAAGTTCCGCAAATGACAGCCGCCTAA
- a CDS encoding SH3-like domain-containing protein: MIDPKNPARRWHDMGGDTAGPIPEMETPNENHDFSLWEKRVDALMIIGAAKGYFTVDGLRRVLEDMGEDAFEKMTYYERWIASINQNLIEGGAYTTADLAEKMAEITARGETYGDASSPT, translated from the coding sequence ATGATAGATCCGAAAAACCCCGCTCGCCGTTGGCATGATATGGGTGGCGACACCGCCGGCCCAATTCCAGAGATGGAAACGCCGAACGAAAACCATGACTTTTCCCTGTGGGAGAAACGCGTGGACGCCCTGATGATTATCGGGGCCGCTAAAGGATATTTCACCGTCGACGGTTTACGCCGGGTCCTTGAAGACATGGGCGAAGACGCGTTTGAAAAGATGACCTATTACGAACGTTGGATCGCATCGATTAACCAAAACCTAATCGAAGGCGGCGCCTACACAACCGCCGATCTCGCCGAAAAAATGGCCGAAATTACAGCGCGTGGCGAAACCTACGGCGACGCGAGCAGCCCAACATGA
- a CDS encoding FliG C-terminal domain-containing protein — MAGQTSSLAVSDLPRSRKAAMVVQLLLREGGDLPLSQLPEAAQARLTRELGALNIIDKATLNSVAKEFARELSDVALTAPGSFEAALKSLDGRISASTVARLREEAAAQAGSDPWNLVLDLTPEEMLPITEAESPEICAILLSKLPTPKAATLLGLMPGDRARYIAFAMSRTTNIKADAIVRIGAGLASNYCGASLPAFTDSAESRIGAILNSTPATTRDQVLEGLLSQDATFGEGVRKAIFTFADIPARLAMPDVPKVLRDIDQADLVRALASATETGGELAASATHLLENMSTRMADNLREEMDEVGKVKPSDGENAQTAVVTAIRAAADAGTINLVVADEED, encoded by the coding sequence ATGGCCGGTCAAACGTCGTCCCTCGCAGTCAGTGATCTCCCTCGATCCCGTAAGGCTGCAATGGTTGTGCAACTCTTGTTGCGCGAAGGCGGGGATTTACCCCTGTCCCAACTGCCTGAAGCGGCACAAGCCCGCCTGACCCGTGAGCTTGGTGCCCTCAATATCATAGACAAGGCTACGCTAAACAGCGTGGCAAAGGAATTTGCCCGCGAGCTGTCCGATGTCGCCCTCACAGCCCCGGGCAGCTTTGAAGCAGCGCTAAAATCCCTCGACGGCCGTATTTCCGCCAGCACTGTCGCACGCCTTCGCGAAGAAGCCGCCGCGCAAGCAGGAAGTGATCCGTGGAACCTCGTGCTTGACCTCACACCTGAGGAAATGCTGCCCATAACCGAAGCGGAAAGCCCCGAAATCTGCGCCATACTTCTTTCAAAATTACCGACGCCAAAGGCCGCCACTCTCTTGGGTCTCATGCCAGGAGATCGCGCGCGCTACATTGCGTTTGCGATGTCACGCACCACGAATATCAAAGCAGATGCCATCGTGCGTATTGGCGCCGGTCTTGCCAGCAACTATTGCGGTGCGTCTTTGCCTGCATTTACCGACAGTGCGGAATCCCGCATCGGCGCGATCCTAAACTCAACGCCCGCAACGACACGCGATCAGGTACTCGAAGGCCTCTTGTCCCAAGACGCAACCTTCGGCGAAGGCGTGCGCAAGGCAATCTTTACCTTTGCAGATATCCCTGCCCGCCTCGCAATGCCTGACGTTCCCAAAGTCCTGCGCGACATTGACCAAGCGGACCTCGTGCGCGCACTGGCATCCGCCACAGAAACCGGTGGGGAATTGGCGGCCTCCGCCACCCATCTTCTTGAAAACATGTCGACCCGCATGGCCGACAATCTGCGCGAAGAAATGGATGAAGTTGGTAAAGTCAAACCATCAGATGGTGAAAATGCGCAAACAGCCGTGGTCACTGCCATTCGTGCAGCCGCTGATGCAGGGACAATCAATCTGGTCGTTGCAGACGAAGAAGATTAA
- a CDS encoding DUF1223 domain-containing protein: MRQTFFATLSAFATCLTMATPAAADGPTVVELYTSQGCSSCPPADEILHDLAGQSDVIALALHVDYWDYIGWADIFADPSHTLRQQNYARVAGASSIYTPQMVIGGEDHVIGTKPMDVANLIRRHSASETGTRISLQRSGNQLQITGQTARALRNGTVVQVIRYSPEETVDVRRGENAGRSLTYSNIVTQWSAVGEWSGLGDLNMNVRISGNSPVVVIVQEPGPGAVMASAILR, translated from the coding sequence ATGCGCCAGACCTTCTTTGCGACTTTGTCCGCTTTCGCTACATGCCTCACGATGGCGACCCCTGCAGCCGCAGATGGCCCAACAGTCGTTGAACTTTACACATCGCAAGGCTGTTCCAGCTGCCCGCCAGCGGATGAAATTTTGCATGATCTGGCCGGGCAATCTGATGTCATCGCGCTCGCGCTTCATGTTGATTATTGGGATTATATCGGTTGGGCGGATATCTTTGCCGATCCGTCGCATACACTGCGCCAGCAAAATTATGCACGCGTCGCTGGCGCAAGTTCAATTTACACACCGCAGATGGTCATTGGCGGGGAGGATCACGTAATTGGCACAAAGCCGATGGATGTGGCCAACCTGATCCGGAGACATAGCGCGAGCGAAACGGGAACCCGCATTTCGTTGCAACGTTCTGGTAATCAGTTGCAGATAACAGGGCAGACAGCGCGGGCTTTGCGCAATGGAACTGTTGTACAGGTTATTCGTTACAGTCCTGAGGAAACCGTGGACGTTCGCCGCGGTGAAAACGCGGGACGTTCGCTGACGTATTCCAACATCGTGACCCAATGGAGCGCGGTTGGTGAGTGGAGTGGGTTGGGCGACCTCAACATGAACGTCAGAATTTCCGGCAATTCGCCTGTCGTTGTGATCGTCCAAGAGCCTGGACCGGGGGCTGTTATGGCCTCAGCCATTCTACGCTAA
- a CDS encoding DUF6314 family protein, producing the protein MRKLEDFIGMYDVSRTIEDTRAGATSRFEGQAEITLTQDGALYSETGALIISDQRFEAERRYLWAEEHGKILVSFEDGRAFHDFDPNLGGQASEHLCGKDMYRGGYEFSEWPRWALHWRVQGPRKDYVSTTWYVRC; encoded by the coding sequence TTGCGCAAGTTAGAAGACTTTATTGGCATGTATGATGTGTCACGCACCATTGAAGACACGCGCGCGGGCGCGACGTCGCGATTTGAAGGGCAGGCGGAGATCACATTGACCCAAGATGGGGCGTTGTATTCAGAAACGGGCGCCTTGATCATCTCAGATCAACGTTTTGAAGCCGAACGGCGGTATTTGTGGGCTGAAGAGCACGGGAAGATATTGGTCAGCTTTGAGGATGGCCGCGCATTCCATGATTTTGATCCGAATCTCGGCGGGCAAGCGAGCGAACACCTGTGCGGAAAAGACATGTATCGCGGCGGGTACGAGTTTTCCGAGTGGCCGCGTTGGGCGTTGCATTGGCGGGTTCAAGGCCCTCGCAAGGACTACGTTTCAACGACATGGTACGTAAGGTGCTAG
- a CDS encoding helix-turn-helix transcriptional regulator encodes MLELKSTEDVHEIAKSGYYIALRVGFAFPQEEVNALPTPWVDHYTTHRFMLHDPVIRWSYANTGAVAWSGIDLPDPMRVLQQAQTFGLRYGVAVACFDGNREGQRSFGTFARPDREFEQDEMNALHAYVSKLHREKAPPTNLTNAELEALKMVKEGQRLKQIAHTLGVSEGAVKQRLRNAKTKLGAQTSAQAAAMVREFGLI; translated from the coding sequence GTGTTAGAGCTGAAGTCTACGGAGGACGTTCATGAGATAGCCAAGTCAGGCTATTATATCGCGTTGCGTGTAGGGTTCGCATTTCCACAAGAAGAGGTGAACGCGCTTCCGACGCCTTGGGTCGATCATTACACCACCCACCGTTTCATGTTGCATGACCCCGTCATTCGCTGGAGCTACGCCAACACTGGCGCGGTTGCTTGGAGTGGAATTGACTTGCCTGACCCGATGCGTGTTTTACAACAAGCGCAGACGTTTGGATTACGGTATGGTGTTGCTGTTGCGTGCTTTGATGGCAACCGCGAAGGGCAACGTTCGTTTGGCACATTTGCGCGGCCGGACCGCGAGTTTGAGCAAGACGAAATGAATGCGTTGCACGCTTATGTATCGAAGCTACACCGTGAAAAAGCACCCCCTACGAATCTGACAAACGCTGAACTTGAAGCCCTGAAAATGGTAAAAGAGGGCCAACGGCTAAAGCAAATCGCCCATACATTGGGAGTTTCGGAAGGGGCGGTGAAGCAACGCCTAAGGAACGCGAAAACCAAGCTGGGTGCACAGACATCAGCGCAAGCCGCTGCAATGGTTAGAGAATTTGGCTTGATTTGA
- the nthA gene encoding nitrile hydratase subunit alpha codes for MPHDHHDHDHLSPSGHPFRADDDTDLSYWQTMEIAVRELLVEKDITTPTEIANQIETMDARTPSNGAKVVARAWADPDFHAALMKDAAAATREMGFDIGPLKLIAVENTGDIHNMIVCTLCSCYPRNLLGLPPDWYKSRAYRSRTVREPRSVLAEFGVSLPDSTKVRVHDSTADMRYIVIPKRPQGTENMSQDELVALVTRDSMIGTGVAKAP; via the coding sequence ATGCCACATGATCACCACGACCACGACCACCTCAGTCCGTCCGGCCACCCCTTCCGCGCCGATGACGATACCGATCTAAGCTACTGGCAAACCATGGAAATCGCCGTCCGCGAGCTATTGGTTGAGAAAGACATCACCACCCCCACGGAAATCGCCAATCAAATCGAAACGATGGACGCCCGCACCCCAAGCAATGGCGCAAAGGTTGTTGCACGCGCGTGGGCGGACCCTGACTTTCACGCAGCCCTCATGAAAGACGCCGCTGCTGCGACCCGCGAGATGGGTTTTGACATTGGCCCCTTGAAACTCATCGCGGTCGAAAACACAGGCGATATTCACAACATGATCGTCTGCACTCTGTGCTCATGCTACCCGCGCAACCTGCTGGGCCTGCCGCCCGATTGGTACAAATCCCGCGCCTACCGCAGCCGTACGGTTCGTGAACCGCGCTCAGTCCTCGCGGAATTTGGGGTATCTTTGCCCGACTCTACTAAAGTTCGCGTTCATGACAGCACTGCAGATATGCGCTACATCGTCATCCCAAAGCGCCCGCAAGGTACTGAAAATATGTCACAAGATGAGCTTGTCGCCCTCGTCACACGCGACAGCATGATCGGCACGGGCGTAGCAAAAGCGCCTTAG